One genomic window of Hemitrygon akajei chromosome 1, sHemAka1.3, whole genome shotgun sequence includes the following:
- the LOC140731368 gene encoding small ribosomal subunit protein uS8-like has protein sequence MVRMNVHANALTSINNAEKRGKHQVLTQPCSKVIVRFLTVMMKHGYIGEFEIIDDHRGGKIIVNLTGRLNKCGVISPRFDVQVKELGRWQNSLLPSRQFGYLVLTTSAGIMDHEEAKRKHTGGKILGFFF, from the coding sequence ATGGTGCGCATGAACGTTCATGCCAATGCCCTTACAAGCATCAACAATGCAGAGAAACGTGGAAAACACCAGGTTCTCACCCAGCCATGCTCCAAAGTGATTGTGAGGTTCCTGACTGTAATGATGAAGCATGGCTACATTGGAGAATTTGAAATTATCGACGATCACAGGGGTGGAAAAATTATTGTTAATCTCACAGGGAGACTGAACAAGTGTGGTGTCATCAGCCCCAGATTTGATGTTCAAGTAAAGGAGCTGGGAAGGTGGCAGAATAGTCTTTTGCCTTCCCGTCAGTTTGGGTACCTCGTTCTCACGACCTCAGCTGGTATCATGGACCATGAAGAGGCCAAACGAAAACACACAGGAGGAAAAATCTTAGGATTCTTTTTCTAA